One genomic region from Natronomonas salsuginis encodes:
- a CDS encoding ATP-binding response regulator, translated as MNASDATINILIVDDEPEFADTVAEILEREDGRFDSKKATNAEEGLEILDTHRIDCVVSDYGMVGTNGLEFLETVHDIHGEIPFVLLTGEGDEAVASEAISKGVTDYVRKQGDKDQYSLLASRLADAVEKRRAHVALRRRKQELEHLNERFYSFVRHSPDIITILEADGTIQYNSPAIEHILGYEQDEPVGKKAFEYVHPDDRERIEAEFDRLGEIEDEARESFEMRLRRADGSWIWVESIASNRVEAGSNGFLMNSREISDRKAREGELKAKTERLEEFAGIVSHDLQTPITVADARLEMAMEECDSEHLPSIGNALDRMEEIIDATLTLAREGRVVDETEPVALAAAAERWWETTGHDDATLRVEADGLTVAADRERLRRVMENLFANAVEHGGSDVTVRLGKLESAPGVYIADDGAGLPPNMSAEIFEPGQSMSPDGTGFGLAIVKEIVEAHDWEIETAESESGGARFEITGVEFV; from the coding sequence ATGAACGCGAGCGACGCGACCATCAACATACTCATCGTGGACGACGAACCCGAGTTCGCCGACACCGTTGCCGAGATACTCGAACGCGAGGACGGACGGTTCGACAGCAAAAAAGCCACGAACGCCGAAGAAGGCCTCGAAATCCTCGACACGCACCGCATAGACTGTGTCGTCTCCGACTACGGGATGGTCGGAACGAACGGGCTCGAGTTCCTCGAAACGGTCCACGACATCCACGGGGAGATCCCGTTCGTGCTTCTCACCGGGGAGGGTGACGAAGCGGTTGCGAGCGAGGCGATCTCGAAGGGTGTAACGGATTACGTCCGAAAGCAGGGCGATAAAGATCAGTACTCGTTACTCGCCAGCCGGCTCGCCGACGCCGTCGAGAAACGGCGCGCTCACGTGGCGCTACGGCGTAGAAAACAGGAGCTCGAACACCTCAACGAGCGATTTTACTCGTTCGTCAGACACTCCCCCGACATCATCACCATCCTCGAAGCCGACGGAACGATTCAATACAACAGCCCGGCGATCGAGCACATTCTCGGCTACGAACAGGACGAACCGGTCGGTAAAAAAGCGTTCGAGTACGTCCATCCCGACGATCGAGAGCGGATCGAAGCGGAGTTCGATCGTCTCGGGGAGATCGAAGACGAGGCGAGAGAGAGCTTCGAGATGCGACTCCGACGCGCCGACGGATCGTGGATCTGGGTCGAATCGATCGCGAGCAATCGGGTCGAAGCGGGCAGCAACGGCTTTCTGATGAACAGTCGGGAGATCTCGGACCGAAAAGCTCGCGAAGGCGAACTCAAAGCGAAGACCGAACGGCTCGAGGAGTTCGCGGGCATCGTCAGCCACGACCTCCAGACGCCGATCACGGTCGCCGATGCCCGACTCGAGATGGCGATGGAAGAGTGTGACAGCGAACATCTCCCGTCGATCGGGAACGCCTTGGATCGGATGGAGGAGATCATCGACGCGACGCTGACGCTGGCGCGGGAGGGGCGCGTCGTCGACGAGACGGAACCGGTCGCGTTGGCCGCCGCGGCAGAACGGTGGTGGGAGACGACCGGACACGACGACGCGACGCTCCGCGTCGAAGCCGACGGACTCACCGTCGCGGCCGACCGGGAGCGGCTTCGGCGGGTGATGGAGAACCTCTTTGCCAACGCGGTCGAGCACGGCGGGTCGGACGTGACGGTACGACTCGGCAAACTGGAGAGCGCTCCCGGCGTATATATCGCCGATGATGGGGCGGGATTACCGCCGAACATGAGCGCGGAGATCTTCGAACCCGGACAGTCGATGTCGCCCGATGGGACCGGTTTCGGCCTCGCGATCGTCAAGGAGATCGTCGAGGCCCACGACTGGGAGATCGAGACGGCCGAAAGCGAGTCGGGCGGCGCACGCTTCGAGATCACCGGCGTCGAGTTCGTTTGA
- a CDS encoding DUF7504 family protein gives MTDQTRVLYVDDDSNALAVRAAVLEEFGFGVVTETGVESARRRLVEDDIDCVLCDLDMPDEDGFSLLKHVQEEHPTLPFILFTGYESEDVVERALDLGAADYFPKSLTTISYRLLAHRIERAVQFVEAKRALAAGTDAQADENGDGVVLTRTEADAVNTGSQDDIDPSKREAATIAEEEATEPVSSTGVEDVGAKPNKRTADEAEEPAGPATNGEDGVIRDKVRNALRWLDHHTPKTEMGTEDPTGTSASKTDEPLTSEPDPERPIHDDGPLEGLEIEPGDGVLIECVSQDDRKDRACTDLLGLDNVEGRNVLLIRYRQIRPERLRRIAGDAEGVHLISIGYRQSLPDDIDESVETTRINNPSELTRLGIVMTRVIGEWDTDTLQTVVCVDSLEILVGYTDERSVFRFLQVLLSKLRSANAISHFHIEPSRDDSHNADVFKPLFDSVVTIDHDDVYLE, from the coding sequence ATGACAGACCAAACTCGCGTCCTCTACGTGGACGACGACAGCAACGCTCTGGCGGTACGAGCCGCAGTGCTGGAGGAGTTCGGTTTCGGTGTCGTCACCGAGACGGGCGTCGAGAGCGCGAGACGGCGACTCGTCGAGGATGATATCGACTGCGTGTTGTGCGACCTCGATATGCCGGACGAGGACGGCTTCAGTCTGCTCAAGCACGTTCAAGAGGAACATCCGACGCTCCCGTTTATTTTGTTTACCGGCTATGAATCCGAAGACGTGGTCGAACGGGCACTCGATCTAGGGGCCGCGGATTACTTCCCCAAGTCGCTAACGACCATCTCGTATCGGCTGCTCGCTCACCGGATCGAGAGGGCGGTTCAATTCGTCGAAGCAAAACGGGCACTCGCGGCTGGCACGGACGCACAAGCCGACGAAAACGGGGATGGGGTCGTTCTTACACGGACGGAGGCCGATGCCGTGAACACGGGATCACAGGACGATATCGACCCCTCGAAACGAGAGGCGGCCACGATAGCGGAGGAGGAAGCTACGGAGCCAGTATCGTCGACGGGAGTCGAGGACGTCGGAGCGAAACCGAACAAACGTACGGCCGACGAAGCCGAAGAGCCCGCCGGACCGGCGACAAACGGCGAGGACGGGGTGATAAGGGACAAAGTGAGAAACGCGCTCCGGTGGCTCGATCATCACACCCCGAAGACCGAGATGGGGACGGAAGATCCAACAGGTACATCAGCCTCAAAAACCGACGAACCGCTTACCAGCGAACCCGATCCGGAACGACCGATTCACGACGATGGGCCTCTGGAGGGCCTCGAAATCGAACCCGGCGACGGGGTGCTTATCGAGTGTGTTTCACAGGACGACCGAAAGGATCGGGCGTGTACCGATCTGTTGGGGCTCGACAACGTCGAGGGGCGAAACGTGCTGTTGATCCGATACCGACAGATACGCCCGGAACGGCTCCGCCGCATCGCCGGAGACGCCGAGGGCGTCCATCTGATAAGCATCGGCTATCGGCAGTCGCTCCCGGACGACATCGACGAGTCCGTAGAGACGACCCGAATCAATAATCCAAGCGAGCTAACGCGGTTGGGGATCGTGATGACGCGCGTGATCGGAGAATGGGATACGGACACGCTCCAGACGGTCGTCTGTGTTGACTCACTCGAGATTCTGGTTGGCTACACGGACGAACGCAGCGTCTTTCGGTTTCTGCAGGTCTTGCTGTCGAAGCTACGGTCCGCGAACGCGATCTCACACTTCCACATCGAACCGTCGCGCGACGACTCGCACAACGCAGACGTGTTCAAGCCGCTGTTCGATTCGGTCGTGACCATTGACCACGACGATGTGTACCTCGAGTGA
- a CDS encoding DUF5305 domain-containing protein yields the protein MTDPSRRLRVRALLDAYFPILFGAAILLAFVFGFWLFQVYAVEEVRTEQRTFVQWSESTELEHSALIVNESVPFEAGQRVEDRPIYYTTISDALDITYRYEHTAGAELDVSTDIFLRVRSVSGDDVFWEVTEPRASTGSESVSAGENHTAEASVNIAELRRTIAEIQSQLGTEGSIEIAIVATTSIDGIVDGQAVNRTHGSLLRLAVSQTSFRVTDTETIDEEYTSTDTVETTQDASLLEMLASLLAFSGSLTVLGTLAFARLRGYIELSGEEAELLEVYQQEQEFSEWITTGTFPSERDYEATIVVDDLKGLVDVAIDTNKRVIKDEQLRVSTVLDDDYVYLYIRPDSSASEWLFNQADMTMEELD from the coding sequence ATGACCGACCCAAGTAGACGACTGCGGGTGCGTGCGCTGTTGGATGCGTACTTTCCTATCCTCTTCGGAGCTGCCATTCTCCTGGCTTTCGTGTTCGGCTTCTGGTTGTTTCAGGTGTACGCCGTCGAAGAGGTGCGGACTGAGCAGCGGACGTTCGTCCAGTGGTCCGAGTCGACGGAACTGGAACACAGTGCGTTAATAGTTAACGAGTCTGTCCCGTTCGAGGCGGGCCAACGTGTGGAAGACCGGCCGATCTACTACACGACCATCTCGGACGCCCTCGATATCACTTATCGATACGAACACACGGCTGGCGCGGAGTTGGACGTTTCCACGGATATCTTTCTACGCGTCCGATCGGTCAGCGGTGACGACGTCTTCTGGGAAGTAACCGAACCACGCGCATCCACCGGGTCCGAATCCGTCTCGGCCGGTGAAAACCACACTGCAGAGGCGTCCGTCAACATCGCTGAGCTGCGAAGGACTATCGCGGAAATCCAATCGCAACTCGGGACGGAAGGATCCATCGAGATTGCTATCGTCGCCACTACGAGCATCGACGGTATCGTCGACGGACAGGCGGTGAACCGGACTCACGGAAGCCTGTTGAGACTCGCCGTCTCGCAGACGTCGTTCCGTGTGACTGACACCGAGACGATCGACGAGGAGTATACGTCGACCGATACCGTCGAGACCACTCAGGACGCGTCGCTGCTGGAGATGCTTGCCTCGTTGTTGGCCTTTTCAGGATCGCTGACAGTTCTCGGTACACTCGCGTTCGCCCGTCTCCGCGGGTACATCGAGCTCTCCGGGGAGGAAGCCGAACTCCTCGAGGTCTACCAACAAGAACAGGAGTTCTCTGAGTGGATAACCACCGGAACGTTCCCCTCCGAACGCGATTACGAGGCGACGATCGTCGTCGACGATCTCAAGGGGCTGGTCGACGTCGCGATCGACACCAACAAACGCGTCATCAAGGACGAACAGCTCCGCGTGAGCACGGTGTTAGACGACGATTACGTCTATCTGTACATTCGCCCCGACTCGTCGGCCAGCGAATGGCTGTTCAACCAAGCCGACATGACGATGGAGGAGCTGGACTAG
- a CDS encoding DMT family transporter, translating to MSLSSQEKYEAPKKDSVYELLSNHRRRYVLHYCKRNNGSATLSELAEQVAAWEHEKPVEEVTSAERKRVYTSLQQTHLDRMSDAGVIDYDGDEVALTDKAQELDVYLDIVPASSISWGLYYLGLSGLAAAVLFGVWVGFVPTDTVPAIGWAAIVLTAFFVSSVAQVLQNRRYRLDRFERPP from the coding sequence ATGTCTCTCTCCAGCCAAGAAAAGTACGAGGCGCCAAAAAAGGATAGCGTCTACGAGCTGTTGAGCAACCACCGGCGTCGGTACGTCCTCCACTACTGCAAACGAAATAACGGGTCGGCAACGCTCTCGGAACTCGCCGAACAGGTCGCCGCCTGGGAACATGAAAAGCCCGTCGAGGAAGTGACTTCCGCCGAACGAAAGCGAGTGTACACGTCCCTCCAACAAACACACCTCGATCGGATGTCCGACGCCGGAGTTATCGACTACGACGGCGACGAGGTCGCACTCACCGACAAAGCCCAAGAACTCGACGTGTATCTGGATATCGTCCCCGCCAGCTCGATCTCTTGGGGGCTGTACTACCTCGGGCTCTCGGGGCTAGCCGCCGCCGTGTTGTTCGGCGTCTGGGTCGGGTTCGTCCCGACCGACACCGTCCCGGCGATCGGCTGGGCCGCGATCGTCCTGACGGCGTTTTTCGTTTCATCGGTCGCTCAAGTGCTACAGAACCGCCGCTACCGGCTGGATCGCTTCGAACGGCCGCCGTGA
- a CDS encoding HalX domain-containing protein produces MPDPPVILVITPDPTRSERVARWLGNTHTVRTAADRDAALQEFDTAVDVVLVDEELSDVPLEELLGQLKALQVGCQYVHLVTDPPGLEEMGLGVDERVRKPLDREELRSLVTRLEKRKDVQEAVDSYFSALSKRRALEAEMVSDPENDPRYRALSGELLGRRRQIESLLTQVEKKDHESTTVNDRINTEPTPLYRANPYEFYGLWLFAALTYGVGDLFSTAYPVLVVPGIEEANPIVDTLLMNFGIGGFLFFKLFVFLILITISVQGGRTADRFSYYWPPLLATVLGAGLTVWNLRLIG; encoded by the coding sequence ATGCCCGATCCGCCCGTCATCTTGGTAATCACCCCGGACCCGACCCGCTCCGAACGGGTCGCCAGGTGGCTCGGCAACACCCATACCGTTCGGACGGCGGCTGATCGGGACGCGGCCTTGCAGGAGTTTGATACCGCTGTGGACGTCGTTCTTGTCGATGAAGAACTGTCGGACGTGCCACTCGAGGAACTGCTCGGCCAGCTAAAGGCCCTGCAGGTCGGATGTCAGTACGTCCACCTCGTCACCGATCCTCCCGGGCTCGAAGAGATGGGACTCGGCGTCGACGAACGCGTTCGGAAGCCACTCGATCGCGAAGAACTCCGCTCTCTCGTCACTCGTCTCGAGAAGCGCAAGGACGTCCAGGAGGCGGTCGATTCGTATTTTTCGGCCCTTTCGAAGCGGCGAGCCCTCGAAGCGGAGATGGTCTCCGATCCCGAAAACGATCCTCGATACCGGGCGCTGTCGGGCGAACTCTTGGGACGGCGGCGACAGATCGAGTCCCTGCTGACGCAGGTCGAAAAAAAAGACCACGAGTCCACCACCGTCAACGACCGCATCAACACAGAACCAACACCCCTGTATAGAGCCAATCCGTACGAATTCTATGGACTGTGGTTATTTGCCGCGTTGACCTACGGCGTCGGCGACCTCTTTTCGACTGCATATCCCGTGCTCGTCGTACCGGGTATCGAAGAGGCGAATCCGATCGTCGATACGCTGTTGATGAACTTCGGCATCGGTGGCTTTCTGTTTTTCAAACTGTTCGTGTTTTTGATACTGATCACGATCAGCGTTCAGGGAGGTCGTACCGCCGACCGGTTCTCGTACTACTGGCCGCCGCTATTGGCCACCGTGCTCGGTGCTGGGCTCACGGTATGGAACCTTCGATTGATCGGTTGA
- a CDS encoding signal peptidase I: MKLRSSVSTAGTLLFVAAVVAMLVGQQLGQPILLGFVVTGSMSPTLEAGDGFVAIPPALAGDVEQGDVITFDARELEGGGLTTHRVVEETDEGYITRGDANPFTDQDGPEPPVQESQIAAVAWRFGGDLVVVPHLGTVALALQGVAAALIGILSGIPGFDAVADGNVGRLMIGAGVLLLLFSFVSDLVRGERRTGGERSRARGGSMRASTVLAVILLLILVPATASMVVPSGMNEVTIVSSQSPSSAPTVIERGGNQTLEYNVTNNGYIPLVAIIEPASTGVDVGETTHVVRRGESAGTTATLSAPEETGVYYRAIAERQYIGILPLSVIVALHEIHPWVAIAVIDAVIAATVTVIFALAIGFEPLRFRDANRDITLSGTVRRKIRRWL, encoded by the coding sequence ATGAAGCTCCGTTCATCGGTCAGCACGGCGGGTACCCTCCTGTTCGTCGCTGCCGTGGTGGCCATGCTCGTCGGACAGCAACTGGGGCAGCCGATCCTTCTCGGCTTCGTCGTCACGGGGAGTATGTCGCCGACGCTCGAAGCCGGCGATGGCTTCGTCGCGATTCCGCCGGCGCTCGCCGGCGATGTCGAGCAAGGAGACGTTATCACGTTCGACGCGCGCGAACTCGAGGGCGGCGGGCTCACGACGCATCGCGTCGTCGAGGAGACCGATGAGGGTTACATAACCCGCGGCGACGCCAACCCGTTCACCGATCAAGACGGCCCGGAGCCACCGGTACAGGAATCTCAGATCGCGGCTGTCGCGTGGCGGTTCGGCGGCGACCTCGTCGTCGTTCCGCATCTGGGGACGGTGGCGCTGGCGCTACAAGGGGTCGCCGCTGCGCTCATCGGCATCCTGAGCGGGATTCCGGGATTCGACGCGGTCGCCGATGGCAACGTCGGCAGGCTCATGATCGGCGCCGGCGTGTTGTTGTTGCTCTTCAGTTTCGTCTCCGATCTGGTCCGTGGGGAAAGACGGACCGGGGGAGAGCGCTCACGCGCCCGGGGGGGCTCGATGCGGGCATCGACCGTCCTCGCGGTGATCCTGCTTTTGATACTCGTACCAGCAACTGCGAGTATGGTGGTCCCGTCCGGGATGAACGAGGTGACGATCGTGAGTTCACAATCGCCGAGCAGCGCACCCACGGTCATCGAGCGCGGCGGCAACCAGACGCTCGAGTACAACGTCACGAACAACGGATACATCCCGCTCGTTGCGATTATCGAACCGGCGAGCACCGGGGTGGACGTCGGGGAGACGACACACGTCGTCCGTCGCGGTGAGAGTGCCGGCACGACGGCGACGCTATCCGCCCCCGAGGAGACGGGAGTCTACTACCGGGCCATCGCGGAGCGACAGTACATCGGAATCCTCCCGCTCTCGGTGATCGTCGCGCTCCACGAGATCCACCCATGGGTCGCCATCGCGGTGATCGACGCCGTGATCGCGGCGACGGTGACGGTGATCTTCGCGCTCGCGATCGGGTTCGAACCGCTTCGCTTCAGGGACGCAAACCGTGACATCACGCTTTCGGGGACGGTCCGGCGGAAGATCCGACGCTGGCTGTAG
- a CDS encoding response regulator has protein sequence MSYPKSEPTPTGPSAMPIEVLLIDDDERWSEILASDLEREANLKVTVALSANEALMTLQERSSIECVVADYVMPEIDGLQLLERVREERSELPFIFFTGQGSEDVASRAINAGISDYFTKDPTVDQTPLLVNRIIQAVEQRRLHRDLEASEERYRTITEQIWDGIVILRNDRVLFCNERFTEVTGYDAENMADRSFVRTAIHPDDRAAVNDVLQTARSGNANDDVFEARLITDTDELRECEYTIQTVPFENDTAQVVSIRDVTESKRRQRSLRRERELNRSVRTALVKARNRSDLEHRITALLSESGYELAWIGETTDDSIQLRRVAGTARYLDRVELSVGAGAPTGEPSIWTARTGDPKFVADISEMFPTTWRDLAMECGFGSTAALPLCHDGVRYGILAVYHTEPNAIDESERELLTELSETLAFAIHHAEVKKALSAPTVVEAELELTGPSHYLTDLVSESAPDVAAAELTVHGTHRHTDALTMQYITLSNVPIDRFVAAAETHPVVEKTTAIDENNPPRIQLAVTEAPPELKLTTRAAVVGTSTVRSDRAILRVELPSERALSDAVAALEDEHGDLSVRSKITSTRPESAHDWGSPVEAADLTEKQSAALQAAYLHGYYEQPRKRSATEIAESLGIAHSTYLQHLRTAQQKVFRHIYESTPERQARTAE, from the coding sequence ATGAGTTACCCCAAATCGGAGCCCACGCCGACCGGTCCGTCCGCGATGCCGATCGAAGTGTTGTTGATCGACGACGACGAACGATGGAGTGAGATTCTTGCCTCCGATCTCGAACGCGAGGCGAACCTGAAGGTCACGGTCGCACTGAGTGCCAACGAAGCGCTCATGACGCTACAGGAGCGCAGTTCGATCGAGTGCGTTGTCGCGGACTACGTGATGCCCGAAATCGACGGTCTCCAACTGCTCGAGCGCGTCCGAGAGGAGCGTTCTGAACTCCCATTTATTTTTTTTACCGGACAGGGAAGCGAGGATGTCGCCTCTCGAGCGATCAATGCCGGTATCTCGGATTACTTTACGAAGGATCCAACCGTCGATCAGACGCCACTGTTAGTCAACCGGATCATCCAAGCCGTCGAACAGCGTCGGCTTCACCGTGATCTCGAAGCGAGCGAGGAGCGATATCGGACGATCACGGAACAGATCTGGGACGGAATCGTCATCCTCCGAAACGATCGCGTGCTGTTCTGTAACGAACGGTTCACCGAGGTGACCGGATACGATGCCGAGAACATGGCGGATCGCTCGTTCGTCCGGACTGCGATCCATCCGGACGACAGGGCGGCGGTTAACGATGTGCTGCAAACCGCTCGAAGCGGAAACGCGAACGACGACGTGTTCGAGGCTCGATTGATCACCGACACCGACGAACTCCGTGAGTGCGAGTACACGATTCAGACCGTTCCCTTCGAAAACGACACCGCACAGGTCGTCTCGATCCGCGATGTCACGGAGTCGAAACGACGACAGCGGAGCCTTCGACGCGAACGCGAACTCAACCGATCCGTCAGAACTGCGCTCGTCAAAGCCCGAAACCGCTCGGATCTCGAGCATCGAATAACCGCACTGCTTTCGGAGTCCGGATACGAACTCGCTTGGATCGGTGAAACGACTGACGATTCGATTCAGCTACGCCGCGTCGCCGGAACGGCTCGCTATCTCGACCGAGTTGAGCTTTCGGTCGGCGCCGGAGCCCCCACTGGAGAGCCGAGTATCTGGACCGCCCGGACCGGCGACCCGAAGTTCGTCGCGGATATCTCCGAGATGTTCCCCACTACGTGGCGGGACCTCGCGATGGAGTGTGGATTCGGCTCGACGGCGGCGCTCCCACTGTGTCACGACGGCGTACGCTACGGGATACTCGCTGTCTATCACACGGAGCCGAACGCGATCGACGAGAGCGAGCGCGAACTGCTTACCGAACTCTCGGAAACGCTCGCGTTCGCGATTCACCACGCGGAGGTAAAAAAAGCGTTGAGCGCCCCCACCGTCGTCGAAGCGGAACTCGAACTGACCGGTCCGTCGCATTATCTCACCGATCTCGTCTCCGAATCGGCTCCTGATGTCGCCGCGGCCGAACTCACCGTCCACGGGACCCATCGACACACGGACGCGCTCACGATGCAATATATAACGCTCTCGAACGTTCCGATCGATCGGTTTGTGGCCGCCGCGGAGACCCATCCGGTCGTCGAGAAAACGACCGCGATCGACGAAAACAACCCTCCCCGGATACAGCTCGCTGTCACCGAGGCGCCGCCCGAATTAAAACTCACGACACGTGCCGCAGTCGTCGGTACCTCGACTGTCAGGTCCGACCGGGCCATACTCCGCGTCGAACTCCCGTCCGAGCGAGCGCTCTCCGATGCCGTCGCCGCGCTCGAAGACGAACACGGTGACCTGTCGGTCCGCTCGAAAATAACGTCGACCCGACCCGAAAGCGCTCACGACTGGGGATCACCGGTCGAAGCGGCCGATCTCACGGAAAAGCAATCGGCCGCACTGCAGGCGGCGTATCTCCACGGGTACTACGAACAGCCGCGAAAGCGGTCGGCGACCGAAATCGCCGAGTCACTCGGGATCGCACACTCGACGTACCTCCAACACCTTCGAACGGCCCAACAGAAGGTGTTCAGACATATCTACGAGTCGACACCCGAGCGGCAAGCAAGGACTGCCGAGTAA
- a CDS encoding PAS domain-containing sensor histidine kinase, which translates to MSDQNKTSALQRVCAAFPGVVWLRTHDMSRISYVNPAVGDVFGITPEDIYAEPGTYIEAIHPDDRSEYRTLLETVRDRASEDDLHQRWEIEYRLCDDRANERILETIFPVEVRDETPLSWAGFTRDIPEQHADRAILELQVDQLELLNQVVRHDIRNEVNLGLDIIRSATRRGEIDEEHFERVQNILHHVSELTKTARDMTDMITTLSDEPDPIGLAPTLKREVATISAVSEGTTITIEGEIPDVDVRVNELLSAVFRNLLTNAIQHSDSDDPMVTVSCTTLDGRIAVHIADDGPGIPDDKKELIFESGRTLVGSSGTGFGLPLVETLLAQYGGDIYVSDNEPRGCVFTVLLPLVRAT; encoded by the coding sequence ATGTCTGACCAGAACAAAACATCCGCGCTCCAGCGGGTTTGTGCGGCGTTCCCGGGTGTCGTCTGGCTCAGAACCCACGATATGAGCCGAATCAGCTACGTCAACCCGGCTGTCGGGGACGTGTTCGGGATCACTCCTGAGGACATCTATGCGGAGCCAGGGACGTACATCGAAGCGATACACCCGGACGATCGATCGGAGTACCGAACGCTGCTCGAAACGGTTCGCGATCGGGCCTCCGAAGACGACCTCCACCAACGATGGGAGATCGAGTATCGACTGTGCGATGATCGTGCCAACGAGCGGATCCTGGAGACGATATTTCCCGTTGAAGTTCGCGATGAAACCCCGCTCTCGTGGGCGGGTTTTACGCGGGATATTCCCGAACAGCACGCCGACCGGGCGATCCTCGAGCTACAGGTCGACCAACTCGAACTGTTGAACCAGGTCGTCCGCCACGACATACGAAACGAGGTGAACCTCGGGCTCGATATTATTCGGTCGGCGACGCGACGGGGAGAGATCGACGAGGAACACTTCGAACGGGTGCAAAACATACTGCATCATGTATCCGAATTGACCAAAACGGCCCGTGATATGACCGACATGATCACCACACTGTCCGACGAACCGGATCCGATCGGACTCGCTCCAACGCTCAAACGCGAGGTCGCCACCATCTCCGCGGTCTCGGAGGGGACGACCATCACGATCGAAGGCGAGATCCCGGACGTCGACGTCCGGGTCAACGAACTGCTTTCGGCGGTGTTTCGCAACCTGCTGACGAACGCGATTCAACACAGTGACAGCGACGATCCGATGGTTACGGTTTCGTGTACGACGCTCGATGGGCGGATCGCAGTTCACATCGCCGACGATGGCCCGGGGATCCCGGACGACAAGAAGGAACTGATCTTCGAGAGCGGACGGACGCTCGTCGGAAGCTCGGGAACCGGATTCGGCCTGCCGCTCGTAGAAACGCTGCTCGCGCAGTACGGTGGAGATATCTACGTCTCCGATAACGAGCCTCGGGGGTGCGTTTTCACCGTACTACTGCCCCTTGTGCGGGCGACCTGA
- a CDS encoding enoyl-CoA hydratase/isomerase family protein has protein sequence MSDPVRLDIEDGVATITLNRPENRNALNAEMANAIVDAVDEVETTDGVRCLVLTGTEGTFCAGGNIKSMAERQGSSTDLNEAVETVQLVLSRAIQRIAEFHLPTIAKIDGVAYGAGGNLAIVPDVTVASADSKISFGFRQVGLAIDTGTSYLLPRQVGSSKAKELVFTGELLDAKAAEDLGLFKTVFEGEFEEHAAAFIDHIATGPTVALKTSKQLIEQGFSTSLKDALDNEAVAQAVVFDSHDHAEGATAFLEGREPKFEGR, from the coding sequence ATGAGCGATCCAGTACGCCTCGATATCGAGGACGGTGTCGCGACGATCACGCTGAACCGCCCGGAGAACCGAAACGCCCTGAACGCGGAGATGGCGAACGCGATCGTCGACGCCGTCGACGAGGTCGAAACGACCGACGGTGTTCGCTGTCTCGTCCTCACCGGGACGGAGGGAACCTTCTGTGCCGGCGGCAACATCAAGTCGATGGCCGAGCGACAGGGCAGCTCGACCGATCTCAACGAAGCGGTCGAAACCGTCCAACTCGTCTTGAGTCGCGCGATCCAGCGAATCGCCGAGTTCCACCTGCCGACGATCGCGAAGATCGACGGCGTCGCCTACGGTGCCGGCGGGAACCTCGCCATCGTCCCCGACGTCACGGTCGCGTCGGCGGACTCGAAGATCAGCTTCGGCTTCCGGCAGGTCGGGCTCGCCATCGACACCGGAACCTCGTATCTGCTCCCCCGTCAGGTTGGCTCGAGCAAGGCCAAAGAGCTGGTGTTCACCGGCGAACTGCTCGACGCCAAGGCCGCCGAGGACCTCGGGCTGTTTAAGACGGTGTTCGAGGGTGAGTTCGAGGAACACGCCGCGGCGTTCATCGACCACATCGCGACCGGCCCGACGGTCGCGCTCAAGACCTCCAAACAGCTCATCGAACAGGGCTTTTCGACCTCGCTGAAGGACGCACTCGACAACGAGGCCGTCGCGCAGGCGGTCGTCTTCGACAGTCACGATCACGCAGAGGGCGCGACCGCATTCTTGGAGGGACGGGAACCGAAATTCGAGGGGCGGTGA